The nucleotide window CTCACCAAAAGCTTTCTATCTAGGGTCGCTTCCCACTGCGCCCCCGGCCCACCACGACCAGACCACTTCCCTTGGGAACTGCGCGACGATACGGAACGAACGTTGAGGATAAGAATGAGCTGGACAAGGAGTCAAGAGAGGGCGCCCAACACGATGCTGCCGCTGACCAGGCCACCGACACATCAAGGTCCGACACCAAGTCTGCCCAGGCCATCGCAGACGAGGCCTCGAGCAGATCCGACTCGGAGTCTTCGGTTGTCAGCGACCTCAAGGACTGGGAGACGAATCCAAACTTTAAGATCGAATCCTTTTCCGACCTACCCCACGCCAACTTTGGCGTCAACCAACACATACCGTTCGACGCCGAGTTCAAGGAAGTCTTGAAGGCTATCCCTTGGGCGTTCCGGGCGCCGATCCGTTATGCATTTGCTTATGGATCCGGAGTGTTTCCACAGTCGAAATCCAACGGCAAAACGGCAACCCCCGAAGAAGTAAAGGCTATACATCCAAAATGCCCACCAGCGGTAGCAAGACATCAAGATGGCACACCGAAAATGATTGACTTTATCTTTGGCGTGTCCCACACGCAACACTGGCACTCTCTCAATATGAAACAACACCGCGATCATTACTCGGGCCTTGCCACGCTCGGGTCGGGGGCCGTATCTTATGTGCAGGACAGAATGGGTGCTGGTGTCTACTTTAACCCATATGTTGTTGTCAACGGGATTTTGATCAAGTACGGAGTGGTGCTGCTAAAGACACTGGAGGAAGACCTGACCAACTGGGACACACTGTATCTGGCCGGTCGGTTGCACAAGCCAGTGAAGATTCTGCGCGATGACCCCAAGATTCGTCTCGCCAACCAGATCAACCTGCTTTCTGCTTTGAGGACggccctgctgctgttgccgccAAAGTTCACCGAAGAAGAGCTCTATGCCACCATTGCCGGCATCAGCTACCTCGGCGACCCACGAATGGCCCTGCCAACGGAGAACCCAAGCAAGGTCAAGAACATTGTCGGCAACAACATGACCAACTTTAGACGGCTGTATCTCCCACTTATCGAGACGCTCCCCAACGTCGAGTTCAACGACCCGGGAACCAGCGCCAAGGACTGGGTGTGGGAGGCtagcaacctcaacctcgctCAGGATATGGACCCTGTCAAACGCGGCAACATGGTGCGCCGGCTGCCAAGGTCATTCCGGTCACGTCTCTACTTTCAGTACCAGAGGAAATTCGCCATACCGCAGCTAGAGTTCaacaagatgatggaggaaAGTAAGAATGAGGACTCGATCTCATTCAAGCGTCGCGAGGGCGGCGGGTTTGAGAGGCGTATTGTGCAGGACGACCCCACCGAGCTGCGCAGCTATATTCGGGAGGTGATTAAGCAGACTATCAGCTGGCCGGCCACGACACAATCCTTGAAGGGACCCCTCACCAGCGGCTGGACGAGGACGTGGCGGTATctgatggagaagatggccaaATACCGCGAGggaaaggccaaggaggctgaggaaaaggaggagagcgaggagaagaaggcttgaTGTACTTTTATGATGACAATAATGAGCGTTGTTTTTGGGCTACATTGGCTGGAAGCGGTGGTTCGGGTTGTGCTGTGTCATGATACACGGGCCTCGTGTTTTTTTTAAGTGTACATATCACCATGCATGACTGTAGAATAGAGGTTGGCGTTTTGTTACTATGAGCGATTGAGAGGGATGGGTCATGAATAGAATGAATATACTTGGCATCTTTTTTCTATTCTAGGCATACGTATGTGTGGCTTTGATGAGGGGATGTGGTTATAATGCCGCGCGTGCTAAACAATGGGAATTTGGCTGGGCATTTGTTGAGCATATGTTGTGGCACGGTTAACACGGGAAGTAAGGCTAAAGGTTTTGGTGTggcggtggttggtgggtggcGAGTGGTTGGAGCGAGGTCAGCGGGTGCTGGTCGGGTGTATTCTGGGCAGAACGAACTATGACGTAGGTTTGCCTGACTTACACGCAAAGCTACCGTTTGTGTCGATCGGTCAGGCCGGATTGAGACGTCATTGAGGGATGGTTGGGACCATGGGGGGGATTATAAGGGTCTTTTTTTGGTGCGGTTTTGAATTTGTTCTTAGCGACAGACTTTTTGAATCAAGCATCACCTTGTCACATACAGAACTATCACGAGTCGAGCAAGTTTGATATCTACCACAAGCAACAACACAGTTTGATTACATACCTAcaacatacctacctactaccCAACAAGAGAGACCACGACCAGCTGCAAGATGGAGAAATCACCGGCCTACAactacaactacaacaacaacaacaacaacaacggggGCATGGGAATGGACACGGGCATCACTGGCggcacatcctcctcctctgccaaTCCTATGCAACAACCTGCGTACAccgacaacaccaaaccccaCACCAACGACTACTACGCCGCCCCTCCTGCCTCGTCTTCCGCAGGCGTAGGCGCAggagcaacaccaacaacccaccccGTGGGTATGGACCACACAAACCGCGACTCGATGGCATCCACCGCCGTACCCCCAGCTACCACCAGCATGAGTTCATCAAGTTTCACAGGAAGTgacgtcatcctcctcatcatggccatcttcctccccccggTGGCGGTCTTCTTGAAGAGGGGATGTGACGCGCATTTTTTTATCAACATCCTGCTCACGATCTTGGCGTGGTTGCCGGGCATGATTCATGCTTTTTATGTTGTAGTGAGGTACCCTGGTGATTTGGGGGAtcggagggcgaggaagggggaggggaagaggagtaTTTGAGAGTGAAGGATTTGGAATGGGGCAATGAATGGGACAATGGTAGAGCTTGGGGGAtaggaagggagggaggaaatATGATACCAATTTGAGTAGCTGTTTTGATTTTTGTTATTGCGTCTTCAGGTGTGTAATGGAGTGTTGAATTTGGCAACCGTGAACTCTGAGAATGGCACCCGCAGGTTGTGGACCACGTCCTCACGCTGAACTTGCACAAACTGCCCAGCCCGTATCATTCCGCACCTTCTtgcccaaaacaaaaccatcCGTAAATGCCACCGCGAAATTACAATCTTCCGGAGCATTCCCTGCGGCATTTTGGCAAATGGTCTTTGAATACTGCAATAGAAACACAACGTGTGGAGTCTTTGTTTCCTTATATTGTTTCCTGCCAGAAACCAAACCAatgctcatcatcatgtctATAGCTATTTAATTCAGTCATGCAATGCATACAAACTTCACCAGGCAAACGCTTCAACATGCACCTGGACAAAACCACAGCCATTTATCCCACGCTCCATGATTATCTACTGAAACCAAATACTCACATGCAAAAATATGTTCCCCTCAACCACTAGCCCCAAAACCCTTCAAGAAAACCCATTCAAAACCGTCGTATGAATAATAGCCTCCACATACATCCTATTCCTCAGCGTGCACCCCGCCccagccttgaccttgaacATCCCATGCGGCCCCATCACAAACTCAGgctcctccccaatcttgaCCCTCAACTTCCCCGAAGCAAGTGACACCAGCCTGATCTggttctcctccccctcgatcTTGAAAGTCTGATGGCTCCTGATAACATCCACCCGGAAAGCCCCATCCTCGCACACCTCCACAGCATGCGTGCTCGAAAGAAAAGACTTGGAAAAGGCAATGCTATCGGATTTGGGGTCCATCTCCCTGATCCGCCCCGGCGCAACCTCCCAGTCTTCTATTTCCAAAACTTGCTCCGCGATGACGAAGCCCGTGGTTTGGACACCGTTGGATGATGGTATCCCTTCCAAAATGCGGCTTTTGGGTTCCCCCCCCTGGTGTTTTAcgatgggtggtggtggggctgGTTCTTCTGGGATAGACTCGTCAGGttctgctggagctggaggcggcgcCTGTGGGTACAAATGTCCCGACTCAGAAGTCCGCGCCCTCAGCTTGTACCGAGTGGAAACACCCTCAtgttcttcctcaaccccctccatgGCAGCGTTGCGCGCAATATCCGCCGGCTGTTCAGCTTGCGAGACCTGAGGGACCTGTGGAACAACCTGCTGAGCCTGGGCTGTAGCCTGCGCAGCTTGTGGAGACTTTCGACGCCGTGGCACGGGCCTTTGATGCACATCCGACCATCTCAGTGTGTGCATACGATatagttgttgttgttcctTCCTCATAACCCCGGGCGTCTTAACCCCCGGGAGCCAAACATTCATATGAACCTGGTTGGTTCCCGGTATTCTTCTAAGTGGCCTTGCTGCCATCACATTGGCCATTGGTTCCGCCGGGCTCTGCTGTTCCGTTGCCCTCTGCTGCTCCGCCGCCATCCGACCGGCGTCCTCTTCTGCCACCGCCCCCTGACTAGTTTTCTCTTCCGCCTCCATATGATCCCAAATGCTTTTTGGCGGCCAACTCCGATTAGCCAGTGCTTCATCGCCCACGGGCACatcggcagcagcagtagcaggCAACATATGATGCCGCAAGACCCACCAGTTCGCCGCCCACTCAACCGACCCATCGGGCCGCGTTTTGGCGACAACAACCGAGGGGCGCGGGTGAAGGATATTGCCGCTTGGGCCAATGTTGCCTCGCTTGGGGGCATATGCACCAACGAGATCAAAGCTCCCATCTCCGTTGTCTTTGAGATAACTTGCATAATGGGAGCGCTAGGAAAGACATCAGAAAGGTTCGCAGACAATGACTTCTCCAGCCAGGAGACGTACCGAGAAATGAAAACCCAGATCCTTCACCTTTATACACTTTGTCTCGCAGCTTCTGATTGGACACGGGAACGGTCTCGGTCCCGAACGCTCAGTATATCCAGCAGCAATCATGACTCCGCATTGCGATCTAGGGTCTCCGTTGTCATCTGCGACTCGTGAGTTTGTTTTGTCTCCAACACATTCATCAAATGCACACGTACCATCCCAGTCCGTGTACCTTCTTCCCGGTGAAGCAAACTCGAAGCCGTCAGAAGATGAAACGGTCGGAGAAGTCTGGGTGGTGTTTGCGGTTAGCGAACCGACAGCTTGCTCCGACACATTCGACATGCTGATGTCTGCATCGTCCCATCCTGGATCCTGGTAGTCCTGTTGGGCCCCTTGCCCGCTGCGAAGTATCCTGCCTaccctctcccttccccgGTCCTTCAGAGTGCAATACGTCTGGTTAGGATGGTAAAAGCAGTTCGCACAGCCTGATCACCTTGCTAACAATATCATCAGGAGGTCGAGGTGAAATCATGATGCATGACTGAAATAGGCCGTTGCCACTTGCGCCTCGGCCACACAACTTGGGGGCAGGCTCTCCTGTCACTTGCAGGATTAGGGCAGTGATGTCTCGCGGGTTGGTATCAGAGAAGGGGTTGGTCCTGATCCGCATGTGGTTCCAGTCGAAATCTGGTagttgaggaagagaaagcaaGGTCCTGACATGCCCCTTGCTAGGAGGCTCCCGACCTTTGCAATGCCTAAAGTAAAGGCTGGAGGGCTTTCCAGAGGGCTTTGGGGTCGCCGGGGGGTAGGAGAATTAAACTGAGCTGCTGAGCTTACTTTAGCAAGACTGGTCATAGGACTCTGGGCACCACTTTATTCGCTTCCAGCTCCCGATGGGGGCTGGCTGTTGTCGACATCGTATCGTCCGTGTCCTTGTTCCGGTAGCGAGGGAGCGACCATGAAAGGTTCAGACGGGTCCAGAGCTCCTACCGAGACCACAATGCCCGGTTTCGGTTTGGCACCCGAAGCTTGACCTTCACCATCCCGGAGTTTGGCATAATGTCCTCGTACCGAGAGAGTTCCGTCCATATTGTCGTGCAACAGGGAACCTCGATGTTGACGCTGTGGCAGAGTGTGAGCAATCATGGGTGGAAAAAATACAATTGAAGGCAAGGCATACGACGAAATGTCCACCTAGCTGCTTTATGGCAGAAGAAAGCTTCCGACACGATCGAACAGGGCAGATTCTAAAACATTAGTACATACGACCTCAGAAGTAGAAATCCCGAAACCTACCAGGGAAAGCCAGGACGAGCCGAGGACCACTCATATCCATCTGGTATAGTGGTACCGTACATAGACTCATTATTCCAACGCAAATAGGGTCGTCTGGATGGAGTGAGGTCTAGGGCGTGCGGTTCGACCTTTGCTACTTCGGCGGCCTCGGCCTGAACCTGGCTGTTTACGGGGTTTGTGACGACAGAGACATAGGTCGGCAGAGGGACGGGTGATATAACTGTGGGTTGAAAGTTGCCCGTTTGCGACTTTTTGTGCTGGCCATGGCTTTGGTCATTGGCTCCCGAAGTGCGTCGTCGTTTCAAAGCTTCAGAGATGGCTTTTCTCCTTTCAACATCGGTAGTATACTTTGTACCTTTGAGACCGGCATCTCTCTGTGCAGTTGGGGCAAATTGGACTGCCGGGCTATGGGTTGCGGTTCGGGGGGGCAAAATGTCACTGATGATTGGGGGAGACTCCCGAGCCCGAGTCGGCGGGCGGCGGCAGGGTGGGATTTTCCTTGCGGGGGGTGGTCATACCCGTGGACGCACTCTTGTCGCGACCTCCGAAAATCCAGCTTTCTATTGAGCCATTCACAGCAAGGTCCTGAAATGTCCGCGGCATTTGAGCTGTCATAGTATTCGAGGGCTCTTTCCAGGCCGCCTTACCAAGGCAATGCCCGCCTACACACCGTGGAAGGAACTCCGCCTTGCTGCTGGCTACGTCGACGGAGATTCGAGAGCTGATAAAGCTGCGGTAAGCCACTACGCAGATCCTGAATGGGCGTTTGCGTCGCAACTGTAGCAATTAAAGCCTGAAAACAAGCATCAGGCTGGAAAGCGTAAGTAGGTACCAGGTAGGTAAGAATTAGGTCAGCTGAGGTTTGAGGGCTTGTTGGTCGCCTGAAATGAGGTTTGAAGGATGGAAGAGTGGTCTTCTGTCCGGCAAAGGGCTTCTAACAAAAAAGGTAAGTTTTGGTTAGGCTTTAGGCACTGTTTTGTGTCTGGGCTTAAGTGGCCTGTGCGTGCTTAGCGCCTTAGCCTAAAGTAGCTTAAAAGAGAAATATCTCTTTCCTTTACTAAGCTAAATCCTTCAACTCAGTAGCAGGTTTTACTTACGTTTACGCTCATGTAACGAACTCTGATCCAGAACCTCCGAAAGGGATACATAGACCCGTGGATCACCTGGATCACCTTTCTTTCCTGTAGCTCACTATGCTCATTGTGATCCTGTCGCTCGCTTACCGGGATCTCCGTGAGCTCGTCGCTTTACTTCCAATTGGTCAGTAATGATTGGCCAGTGGCATCGCGCGCCCCGTGCGTTAGCTCTTCATCCACAATTGTACAGCTCATAATTCTTCTTAAGTACTACCTTACTTACAGCAGGCCAAACAGGCAGAGCCCACGAGGCTTTACGTAGGTAGTAGGCCAGACTACTCCTGTCGCTTATCGGCTCCAAGCACCTGCAGGGGCAAGTGCCCCAGACCCGCACCAATTGCCGGGCCTTTCCATTCTGTGTCTTTTTAACTTCTCCAACCCGAGACAAATCACCCGACTACATGGCAAAGAATTCTCAAGACTACTATCAGCTGTTTGTCTCTACTCCCTTTCGTCTGACGAGAGCACTGCAGCTACCATGGAGTTCGCACAGAGCGCCACGCAGCAAACGGAGTCCTTGGCCATCCATCATGAGCATAGCTTCCAACTACCTACCCAGCATTCCCGCTCACCGACGCCGAGAACACGGAGCGCTGATCAAAACCGGTACGGCCATCTctcgccgaggccaaggcggcTCCAGTGGGCTTTTCCGAGAATTGGGTTGTCCCGGGTTCTTGGGTTGCATGCGGAGACGTGAAACACTTATTTACAGGCCGTTATTGTTAATAAACCCGTGCTGGGATCTTTGATTTCCGCCAACGATGTTGCCGCGGAATAATTGCCTCCGCTTTGGCGAACATATTAGTGACACCTTTCGCTCGAGGTAGCGGAGGCGCCTTGGAGGGCTGAGGTAGGGAAATATATGAAGTCAGGTACTTACCACATCTCTAGTCGGTAGTACTCCCCCAGGATTCCCTTCCCGGCAAGCAGTCTCATATCAACCATGACGCAACTCAGCAGCCTCTTCCTGACCGCCGTGCTCGCCCTTGCCTCGGGTGTCCGGGCCCAGTGCGGTGCAGGCAGCCCCCATGCCACCGTGTCCGGCTCAGGCAATTCTTTTAGGACAACCAGAGGCTCCACTCAACTCTACTCTGGTTCCGACTACAGAGCTGCCATCCAGGCCGGTCTCGATGGAATCTCCAGCGGGCAGCGTGTTGCCGTTCTCGCCTCAGGATCCATCGGCGccggcaccatcaccctcgcctcGGGCAAGATCTTTGAGGGTTGCGGTACCATCAACGTGGGCAACCGCGCCGGCCGAGGCGCCATTGAGATCCAAAACGTAAACGATGTCCAGATTCCTTTCCTCACCATGACGGGCAACCCCTACTTTGGCCTCCGTGTCTCCGGCACCCGCAACCTCAAGCTCGGCAAGctcaacttcaacctcaGCGGTGGTCTCGCCATCCGTTTCGACCGCGACGCCGCCATGAACTACAACGTCGAGATGGACACCATCACGGTCACCGGAGCTGGAAGCCATGCTGTCGAGACCTGGAACATTGACGGCCTGAAGATCAACTCTGTCATTGCGCGCGACGTGGGCGAGTCCGGTCTGCTGCTGCAAAACACCAGAAACGCTTGGGTCGGTCTCGTCGATGGCAACAACGTCGCCACCGGCACTGGGTATGCCACCTTCCGTATGGCCAACGAGAACGGCAAGAACGCCAATGGGAACTACAACACCAACGTGTACATCGACAAGGTCATCTCccgcggtggtggtcgcGGTATCTTCTGCGTCTCTCGctctggtggtgtggttATCCAGAACGTCGACTTGTCCAACAACGGGAACAACGCCATTCTCATCGAGAACTGCTACAACGTCTCGATCCGCAGCGGCACCGTCaacggcggtggagaggtcCGCCTGTCTGCCCGTTCAGAGttccccaacaacaaggaCATCTGGATCACCCTGCAGGTGAACAACAACTCTGTTCGTGAGTCGCCATGTGGCGAGAACACAAACTTCTCCATCAGTGGCAACGCCCGACAGCAGATCTGCTAAAAAAGGGGCTGGTGGAGCCAGTACTTTTGGGTTAGAAGTCAAAAGGGGTGGAGCAAAAGTTGCCATGTATATACACGGTTAATCACATAGGAATGCACTTTCCATAAATCTTGATATTCAAGCTCGAGGCATTTGCTCGTCTCCGGGGAGTTGACTGAGGGAGCTGACTTGAGCAGACCTTGTTGGAGGTGCACTCGATCGATCTCGGACCCACGGGGAGTTGAGCTAATCACGCCAGATCACACTTCGgtagcagcagccacagGAGGATAAGCAACACGCAAAGCACAGGTGTACGCGAAGCACTAGTAGCAAGCAAGAGAAACACGGGCAGGAGAAACACACGCAAGAGATATTACGAGTGTGACATCAAAGCATATCGAACGCAAGACATCACAGCAAAGTAAACACCAAGGTTCAACCAGAAAAGCATGCTTTGAATGTGTGCAGCTGTTCCAAAattgaacaacaacaacaacaacaaaaaaaaaaaaagaaaaaaaaaggtaaaaaaaagACCCTCACTAAAATCCTTTCCTTGGTCCCTTCATGCGAACCACACGAGGAGTAGGAAAAGAGTGACCCCCTTTCTAAACCTGTCATCACACTCATACATACATCCAATCATGATCATGATCATGATCCATTCattccatcatccatcattcatcatccatcattcatcatccatcattcatcatccatcattcatcatccatcattcatcatccatcatccatcatccatcattcatcatccatcattcatcatccatccatccatcccatcatgaTCATCATCTAAACCGTTCAAATATACTCCCCCAAGACAGCACAGGTGTGAAAATATAACCCTTGCCACGGGTCTATGGGGTACGACAACAGAGCCTTTCACCATGACCGAGTTGCCGacgttgttgttgatatcCCTCCTGATCATGTCGAAGGGCGTGGCGCGGCGAAGAGAAGTTGGCGAAAAGGTGCAAAGGGGGTGTGACTGTCTCCTCTGCAAAATCTGATCACGACTTCTTAAGTTGCCGTCCTTGATCATATCCTCCCAAATCCTCGTTGCTGTTCCTGTTCGGACTCTCTCCTCACATGTATGCATGTGGCGGAGCGGAGCGGAGCggaagggaaaaggggaaggggaaggggaagcgGAAGGGGAAAAAGAGGGTAGTCAGTGCAGAGTGtgaagggaggagagggtcaGTAGATATGTCGCTGCagccatcccatcccatccgtCAGTTTCCACGCAGCCAGCCATCCGTGATTGTAACCGCCGCCTGGGCAgacgtcgtcatcgtcattTCACTTCTTCccgctcttcctcttctgcaCAACCGTGCACCActgcccaccatctccctcctcttccaccacaccGCCACAACAATGACCGACAGGCCCGGCCGATAGCCTCCACTCTTCAACCTTCTGGACCTTGCCATCCTTTTCCCCATTTGACGATGACGTCCGTCTCTTCCTCTTATCGGTGTCGCCCGCAAACGACGCTGGCGTCTGGGAGCGCCGCCAGGATTGGTCAATCTGGCgcggtggcagtggtggtggtggtggtgagggactGGCCGCCAAACGCGCCGGTGGAGTCGACGGCGGCGTTGGCAAACCGGCGAGAGAGGGCCcagaggcggtggtggtggcgatggtCACCATGGCGTTGTTGACGTCGCGCCAGCGCTGCGGAGCCGCCTGGCGCATGTGAGCGAGGAGGTCAGAGAGCGACTGCCTCGTCAGTTGCTTGTTCTCCTGCCCACGCCAGGCGCTCAGGCAGGTCGCCGGCACGGCCTAGACTCTGGTCACGTCGATCCACGTCGGGAAGTTGAAGCGGATGCCGTGCTGGAGCTGGATAAAAGGCCGACTGGGATCGGGCCTTTCCGAGTTACAGTTGGCGGCTGCGGGGAAAACCGTCTTGTCGGCTGTGAGGTAGATGGTCAGCAAGGTTGGACATGAAGATGGATATGAGGGTGATACGATAATAGCGGGAAGGTGACAGGAAGGTGACAGGAAGGTGACATGAACTGAGCACGGCATGCATGATAATGGATTGGCGATGTACTTACGATGTATCTTCCTGAGGTCTGGCCTCCACCATGGAGCTTGCGCGGTCCCACGCGAAGAGCACCCGAACGACGAGATCAACGCAATCAGGGCCATGAACCCGTCATGCGACCGCTTCAGGATAATGCAAGGGTGGCCAAAGCCTCCCTGGTCCATCCGCGGTGTGGTCTGGTTGATGTCGCTCATGTGGATGAACTTCTCGCTCATCAACCTAACACATTGCCCCGAGGGCATGGAGTCGATGGCGTGTGGGCCATATCGTTCGCAAGCGCTGGAATGACTGCGGTTGcatgagagagagaaatggAAAAAAGCGAAACACcggggcagaagaagagtaTATGTAACTGAATTAAGCTTAAACTTTTTCGAAACCAATGTGGACCAGGGAATCTCTTCAAAGTCACTGCAGTGACGCGTCGTGGCCGGGACTCAACCATCGTGAGTCTGATTATGGTCGATGTGGAGAAATGGGCTGGACGCCCTGTTTCTCAACTTGTCTTTCGATGCTTTCAATGCTTGTTAGGCACGACTGTAGACTTTGTGGCAGGACTGTCCGGTGAAGTGAGATGGAGACGGTCCAGCTGACAACTTGCAAAATTATTGACTGATTTCTGGAAAAGAAGTAAAAACAGCTTGTTGGGGAAGTGAAATTGGTATACCAACCGGGATAATTCGAATATCCCGTGTGGCGGGATCCCATAAGTTTTAATCTACTGCCACGTATTGAATATTCAGCGACTTCTGGTTATAGCATAGACTTccggtttttctttttgggttCTGGGGTGGCTTTGAATTGGAGGCCCGCCGCCCCTGGCTTGATCCATACATTGTTCCAACAACCCACCTCGAGAAGATTCTGCCTCTGTCCTGAAAGCTGATTAAGACTGAGGAAATGAAAACTGATATacatggtgatgggagtTTTGGTTCTATCCTGCACTTCACAAAACATACTACGGAATAATAAATTTTCCAGGGGCGCTTTGTCTTATAATCGGAGCTACCCAGTTCCAGATTAGCAACTGTTCTATGAGACCGGCTTCCCAATACACAAACCATTGTGTCTGCAACATAAAAAATCCAGTAACAAGTCATTATATGACAAGCACGAAGGAAACAGCAGATCAGAATTGAATCCCAACATCAAGGCTCATGATAACAAACTCGTCTCTCTCACAACTTCCCCacagccttcaaccccctctccccatcaacaagcacacaccacccctcccctccccaacccccatcccccgcaACCACGGCCCTAAAGTTGTTCTTCGCAAAAGCCAGCACCTCATTGTTAAAAGTGCCCGGCTGCAAAAACACACTCGGGAAGCCGAGCTCCTTTGCCTCTTTCAAACTGGAAAGGGTAATAGCAGGGGGGGTGATGAACGAAACCGAGGTCTCCTCTGGCTTCTCGATCTCTTTGAGCGAGGTGACAACGGGGCGGTCCTCACCGTCGACGGGAATGGGCTTgccggaggggttgatgggggtgacagggaggttgtggttgaggTACCATTTGAAGACTTGAACCGGTGTTAGTATGTGTTGTTTGATTACCtagggatgaggttggtgataGGTACCTTTGTACCCGTACTTCTCTTGGTTGGCACTAGCTCCCACGACGGCATACTTGGGAGACTGGAAAAACGTCCTGAGTGTCGCATCGGTAGCAGCCATGGTTGCGAATTGAGCTGTCTTGAGACGGGGTTTGAATAAAGTGCGGCTGAGAGAGTGTGATGTCGTTGTGAGTGGAGCACAGTTATGGCAGTTTATAGTTGTGGGAGTGTGAAGAGGAAACCAGGTGTAAGCTGGAGAATGCACTCGAACGGATCGTGAAACTGGACTGCAAGCGAGGTTCAATCGAGAGGACAAAGAGGGAAGAAGCTGACGATGCATCTAAATGTATTTAATG belongs to Podospora bellae-mahoneyi strain CBS 112042 chromosome 6, whole genome shotgun sequence and includes:
- the TAM41 gene encoding Mitochondrial translocator assembly and maintenance protein 41 (BUSCO:EOG09263B7X; EggNog:ENOG503NYI1; COG:S); this translates as MAAPTSNRLPFLLRGRFPLRPRPTTTRPLPLGTARRYGTNVEDKNELDKESREGAQHDAAADQATDTSRSDTKSAQAIADEASSRSDSESSVVSDLKDWETNPNFKIESFSDLPHANFGVNQHIPFDAEFKEVLKAIPWAFRAPIRYAFAYGSGVFPQSKSNGKTATPEEVKAIHPKCPPAVARHQDGTPKMIDFIFGVSHTQHWHSLNMKQHRDHYSGLATLGSGAVSYVQDRMGAGVYFNPYVVVNGILIKYGVVLLKTLEEDLTNWDTLYLAGRLHKPVKILRDDPKIRLANQINLLSALRTALLLLPPKFTEEELYATIAGISYLGDPRMALPTENPSKVKNIVGNNMTNFRRLYLPLIETLPNVEFNDPGTSAKDWVWEASNLNLAQDMDPVKRGNMVRRLPRSFRSRLYFQYQRKFAIPQLEFNKMMEESKNEDSISFKRREGGGFERRIVQDDPTELRSYIREVIKQTISWPATTQSLKGPLTSGWTRTWRYLMEKMAKYREGKAKEAEEKEESEEKKA
- the PMP3_2 gene encoding plasma membrane proteolipid Pmp3 (EggNog:ENOG503P9V8; COG:S): MEKSPAYNYNYNNNNNNNGGMGMDTGITGGTSSSSANPMQQPAYTDNTKPHTNDYYAAPPASSSAGVGAGATPTTHPVGMDHTNRDSMASTAVPPATTSMSSSSFTGSDVILLIMAIFLPPVAVFLKRGCDAHFFINILLTILAWLPGMIHAFYVVVRYPGDLGDRRARKGEGKRSI
- a CDS encoding hypothetical protein (EggNog:ENOG503PDBR), with the protein product MSNVSEQAVGSLTANTTQTSPTVSSSDGFEFASPGRRYTDWDDDNGDPRSQCGVMIAAGYTERSGPRPFPCPIRSCETKCIKVKDLGFHFSRSHYASYLKDNGDGSFDLVGAYAPKRGNIGPSGNILHPRPSVVVAKTRPDGSVEWAANWWVLRHHMLPATAAADVPVGDEALANRSWPPKSIWDHMEAEEKTSQGAVAEEDAGRMAAEQQRATEQQSPAEPMANVMAARPLRRIPGTNQVHMNVWLPGVKTPGVMRKEQQQLYRMHTLRWSDVHQRPVPRRRKSPQAAQATAQAQQVVPQVPQVSQAEQPADIARNAAMEGVEEEHEGVSTRYKLRARTSESGHLYPQAPPPAPAEPDESIPEEPAPPPPIVKHQGGEPKSRILEGIPSSNGVQTTGFVIAEQVLEIEDWEVAPGRIREMDPKSDSIAFSKSFLSSTHAVEVCEDGAFRVDVIRSHQTFKIEGEENQIRLVSLASGKLRVKIGEEPEFVMGPHGMFKVKAGAGCTLRNRMYVEAIIHTTVLNGFS
- a CDS encoding hypothetical protein (EggNog:ENOG503NXQW; COG:O) — translated: MTQLSSLFLTAVLALASGVRAQCGAGSPHATVSGSGNSFRTTRGSTQLYSGSDYRAAIQAGLDGISSGQRVAVLASGSIGAGTITLASGKIFEGCGTINVGNRAGRGAIEIQNVNDVQIPFLTMTGNPYFGLRVSGTRNLKLGKLNFNLSGGLAIRFDRDAAMNYNVEMDTITVTGAGSHAVETWNIDGLKINSVIARDVGESGLLLQNTRNAWVGLVDGNNVATGTGYATFRMANENGKNANGNYNTNVYIDKVISRGGGRGIFCVSRSGGVVIQNVDLSNNGNNAILIENCYNVSIRSGTVNGGGEVRLSARSEFPNNKDIWITLQVNNNSVRESPCGENTNFSISGNARQQIC
- a CDS encoding hypothetical protein (COG:S; EggNog:ENOG503Q6U2); translation: MHRQLLPSLSSRLNLACSPVSRSVRVHSPAYTWFPLHTPTTINCHNCAPLTTTSHSLSRTLFKPRLKTAQFATMAATDATLRTFFQSPKYAVVGASANQEKYGYKVFKWYLNHNLPVTPINPSGKPIPVDGEDRPVVTSLKEIEKPEETSVSFITPPAITLSSLKEAKELGFPSVFLQPGTFNNEVLAFAKNNFRAVVAGDGGWGGEGWCVLVDGERGLKAVGKL